The following is a genomic window from Methanoculleus thermophilus.
CGTGCAGAAAATACCGCCGTTCGGTAAACCGACTGCGTTGGTTCTTAGAATTTATCCACGAACCTGCTCTGCATTTATCCATGCCCTTTGTACCGGTCAATGTTTGTGGGATATATGCATCCGCGGTACATCCCGGCGGGTATTCATTGGAATCGGTTGGAACGAAGCAGACCTAATATATTTATAGAATGATAGCGCACGGCCCGGAGCGGAGGGCCGCCTCTGTAGGCCTTCACCGATACTGGAGATCTGACCATGCCTGATTTTACAAACCCCTTTGCCGGGAACCATATGGAGCGCAAACTGGATCGCGGGGAACTTATCCGGACGATCCGGTTCTCGATTGCCGCGGAGTATGAGGCGATCCAGTTCTATGAGCAGATCGCCGAGTCGACCGACGACCCGCTGGTCCAGAAGGTGATGCGGGATATCGCAGACGAGGAGAGAGAGCACGCCGGGGAGTTCCTCCGCCTCCTTCGGGAGATTGAACCTGCCGAGGAAGAGTTCTACCGGCACGGCTACGAGGAGGTCGAGGAGATGATCGAGGAGTTGAAGAAGGGCGGGGCTTGACCGCCCTTTTGTGCCGTATCAGAGAGTTGGGTTGCGAGCAAGCGATTGCACTCTCTACTCAGGGATCCCGGGGGGCACCCCGGCCACGCCGTTCACCGGGAGGGAGAAGACGATGGCTCCGGCGTCGGTGTGCGGTCCTGCCCGGGTGGCGATCGCCTGCATGATGCCGCATTTAAACTCGCTCTTTGTGAGGATAAGGATCAGGTCTTTCTCGGGCAGGATGGGCACTCCAAAGAACGTCTCCATGCTCTCGAAATTGGTGCCGTATGCCGGGATGACGGTTCCTCCTGTAGCGTTCGCACCCTTTGCCGCCTCCATTACTTCAGTTGAGAAACCCTTGTTTACAACCGCAATGACCAGCTCGTGACGGATTATACCCTGTTCCATACCGGATCGCCTCCCCTCTCCCTGCAGTGAGCCTCGCAGGTACTCCACCGTTCTTGCGCCACAAACGCTCCCTACAGGCACCGTAAACGCGATACCGCGACCGGATTGTTCCGGTGTCAGTTCATCGTGCATCTTCTCAAGCAGACTCTTTGACGACTCGGACGGCACCATGCCGATAAGGATCGTCTTCTCTCTCTCGCCCAACCCAAGATATGCCATAATTTTTGAATCAACGGTGCCTTTCCCCCGTGTCAGGAGAGTGCATCTCGCCCTCCCATCTTTAAGGAGGTTCATTACCCTTTCCTCTCGTCCGCGGTCGAAGATGGCAATCATCACCACCAGCGACCCGCCTGCAGACGTCTCGTCGAGCATTTCGGTCCCCGCATCTCACAAGTCGATGATATCTGTATCCTCTCTATCAAAGGATACTGCCTTCGCCATGGCTCTCACCCTTCGCACCTTCATCTTATAGATCAACCCCATAACCTGCACTGTGATCAGCGGCATCATGGCCACCACGGTAATGATCCCGAAAGCTTCGGTCAGCACGCTGCCCCCCATAACCCTTGAGACCCCTGTTGTGAACGGAAGCAGGAATGCCGCCGCCATGGTGCCTGCGGCAATTCCACCGGAATCAAACGCGATCGCGACAAAGATCTGGGGCGCAACGAATGTCAGTGCCAGGGCAACAGCGTAGCCCGGCAACAGGAATAGCCAGATCTCAATCTCCGTTAGGACACGGACCATGACGAGCGCCAGTGCAACTCCTACGCTTACAGAGAGGCTCAGCAGCATGATCCGGCGTGAGATCGCGCCGCTGGTGATCTCATCGATCTGGTTGACGAGAATCTGCACGGCGGGCTCCGCGGCAACAATGAAAAAACCGATGACGGCACCGAGCGGGACCAGGATCCAGTTGTACGGCAGAGACGTGAGAGCATGGCCCAGGTAGATCCCGGCAGGCACAAAACCTATGTTCACCCCGGTCAGAAAGACCGTAAGTCCAAAGAGGATGTAGACGATTCCCACGCCGATCTGGATCAATTGAGTTCTGGAGAGTCTCAGGTGTACCACCTGGTATACGCTGAAGATCACCACGATGGGTAGTAGAATCAGTGAAACTTCCCTGAGGAACTGAATCAATCCTCCGGCATACAGTCTTGCGAGTTCCGCTGTGCTGCTCACTGTGGTGGTGGGTTCATAGGCATAACCGGTTCCGGCGGGGTCAAAGAACA
Proteins encoded in this region:
- a CDS encoding ferritin family protein, with the protein product MPDFTNPFAGNHMERKLDRGELIRTIRFSIAAEYEAIQFYEQIAESTDDPLVQKVMRDIADEEREHAGEFLRLLREIEPAEEEFYRHGYEEVEEMIEELKKGGA
- a CDS encoding DUF1538 domain-containing protein, translated to MGYVLLKRFEESLRSVLPICAIVVLLHLTLTPLPTGTMILFAIGAVLLIVGMSAFTQGADMAVMPMGELIGSKLTESRNVWLIILTSFVLGAVLTAAEPDLQVLTRQIPAIPDPVFVATVAFGVGIFLVLAVFRILLRVRLSYTFVLLYSLVFLLAAFTGLDYLAVAFDSSGVTTGPITVPFILAMGAGISAVRGEKRSEDSFGLTAICSIGPILAVLILGLFFDPAGTGYAYEPTTTVSSTAELARLYAGGLIQFLREVSLILLPIVVIFSVYQVVHLRLSRTQLIQIGVGIVYILFGLTVFLTGVNIGFVPAGIYLGHALTSLPYNWILVPLGAVIGFFIVAAEPAVQILVNQIDEITSGAISRRIMLLSLSVSVGVALALVMVRVLTEIEIWLFLLPGYAVALALTFVAPQIFVAIAFDSGGIAAGTMAAAFLLPFTTGVSRVMGGSVLTEAFGIITVVAMMPLITVQVMGLIYKMKVRRVRAMAKAVSFDREDTDIIDL